One genomic window of Etheostoma spectabile isolate EspeVRDwgs_2016 chromosome 7, UIUC_Espe_1.0, whole genome shotgun sequence includes the following:
- the klhl17 gene encoding kelch-like protein 17 isoform X1: MHTITDAMGTKIAQDTCHNTCLSADLNSSQLPRVRPRQEPVTATSGTMMEGGMQLLNRDGHSISHNSKRHYHDSFVSMNRMRQRGLLCDIVLHVSNKEIKAHKVVLASCSPYFHAMFTTLVLCDNADEMSESRQTHVTLHDIDCQALEQLVQYAYTAEIVVGEGNVQTLLPAASLLQLNGVRDACCKFLLSQLDPSNCLGIRGFADTHSCSDLLKSAHKYVLQHFVEVSKTEEFMLLPLKQVLDLISSDNLNVPSEEEVYRAVLSWVKHDVDGRRQHVPWLMKCVRLPLLRRDFLMSNVDTELLVRHHSECKDLLIEALKYHLMPEQRGVLSNSRTRPRRCEGASPVLFAVGQCAPEGGGSLFAIHGDCEAYDTRTDRWHMVASMSTRRARVGVAAIGNRLYAVGGYDGTSDLATVESYDPITNAWQPEVSMGTRRSCLGVAVLHGLLYAAGGYDGASCLNSAERYDPLTSTWTSIAAMSTRRRYVRVATLDSSLYAVGGYDSSSHLATVEKYDPQSNTWIAIANMLSRRSSAGVAVLDGMLYVAGGNDGTSCLNSVERFNPKANTWEGVAPMNIRRSTHDLVAMDGWLYAVGGNDGSSSLNSIEKYNPRSNKWVAASCMFTRRSSVGVAVLELLNFPPPSSPTLSVSSTSL, translated from the exons ATGCATACTATAACAGACGCAATGGGGACAAAGATAGCTCAGGACACCTGTCATAACACCTGCCTCTCAGCAGATCTGAACTCCTCGCAG TTGCCCAGAGTGCGGCCCAGGCAAGAGCCCGTGACCGCCACATCAGGCACCATGATGGAGGGGGGAATGCAGCTGCTTAACCGAGATGGCCACAGCATCTCGCACAACTCGAAGCGCCACTACCACGACTCCTTTGTGTCCATGAACAGGATGCGACAGCGCGGCCTGCTGTGTGACATTGTGCTCCATGTCTCCAACAAAGAAATCAAGGCGCACAAAGTGGTGCTGGCATCCTGCAGCCCCTACTTCCACGCTATGTTTACAA CTCTTGTTCTGTGTGACAATGCAGATGAGATGTCGGAGAGTCGGCAGACCCATGTCACCCTTCATGACATCGACTGTCAGGCTTTGGAGCAGCTGGTCCAGTATGCCTACACAGCAGAGATTGTGGTCGGGGAAGGCAATGTGCAG ACATTGCTCCCAGCAGCCAGTCTGCTGCAGCTCAACGGGGTGCGGGACGCCTGTTGCAAGTTCCTCCTCAGCCAGCTGGACCCCTCCAACTGCCTGGGCATCCGAGGCTTCGCTGATACACACTCCTGCAGCGACCTGCTCAAGTCAGCCCACAAGTATGTCCTGCAGCACTTTGTGGAGGTGTCCAAGACAGAGGAGTTCATGTTGCTGCCACTGAAACAA GTCCTGGATTTGATCTCCAGTGACAATCTCAACGTGCCATCTGAAGAGGAAGTGTACCGGGCTGTGTTGAGCTGGGTGAAACATGATGTAGATGGACGCAGGCAACATGTACCTTGG CTGATGAAGTGTGTCCGGCTGCCACTGCTGAGGCGAGACTTTCTGATGAGCAACGTGGATACAGAGCTGCTGGTGCGACACCACTCTGAGTGCAAGGACCTTCTGATCGAGGCTCTCAAGTACCACCTGATGCCTGAGCAGAGGGGAGTCCTCAGCAACAGCCGGACGCGCCCGCGACGCTGTGAGGGCGCCAGCCCTGTGCTCTTCGCCGTTGGTCAGTGTGCCCCTGAAG gtgGTGGCAGCCTGTTTGCCATCCATGGAGACTGCGAGGCGTATGACACCAGGACGGATCGCTGGCACATGGTGGCGTCCATGTCCACTCGGCGGGCACGGGTGGGCGTGGCAGCCATTGGGAACAGACTTTATGCTGTTGGAGG GTATGATGGAACCTCAGACCTTGCCACTGTAGAATCCTACGACCCCATCACCAACGCCTGGCAACCTGAGGTTTCCATGGGCACACGGCGGAGCTGTTTGGGTGTAGCGGTCCTGCATGGCCTTCTGTACGCTGCTGGAGGTTATGATGGAGCTTCCTGCCTCAATAG TGCAGAGCGTTACGACCCTCTGACCAGTACATGGACCTCCATTGCTGCCATGAGCACACGTAGGAGATATGTCCGAGTAGCAACTCTGG ATAGCAGCTTGTATGCAGTGGGAGGTTATGACAGTTCCTCACATCTTGCAACAGTGGAGAAATATGACCCCCAG AGCAACACGTGGATAGCCATTGCCAACATGCTGAGTCGGCGCAGCAGTGCCGGGGTGGCCGTGTTAGATGGCATGCTGTATGTCGCGGGAGGCAATGACGGCACCAGCTGCCTGAACTCTGTGGAGCGATTTAACCCCAAGGCCAACACCTGGGAGGGAGTGGCCCCCATGAACATCCGCAG GAGCACCCATGACCTTGTGGCGATGGATGGCTGGTTATACGCAGTAGGAGGTAACGATGGCAGCTCCAGCCTCAACTCCATTGAGAAGTACAACCCGCGCAGCAACAAATGGGTCGCAGCCTCCTGCATGTTTACACGGCGCAGCAGTGTGGGTGTCGCTGTGTTGGAGCTGCTGAACTTCCCACCACCCTCCTCACCCACCCTCTCGGTTTCCTCCACCAGCCTTTGA
- the klhl17 gene encoding kelch-like protein 17 isoform X3: MHTITDAMGTKIAQDTCHNTCLSADLNSSQLPRVRPRQEPVTATSGTMMEGGMQLLNRDGHSISHNSKRHYHDSFVSMNRMRQRGLLCDIVLHVSNKEIKAHKVVLASCSPYFHAMFTNEMSESRQTHVTLHDIDCQALEQLVQYAYTAEIVVGEGNVQTLLPAASLLQLNGVRDACCKFLLSQLDPSNCLGIRGFADTHSCSDLLKSAHKYVLQHFVEVSKTEEFMLLPLKQVLDLISSDNLNVPSEEEVYRAVLSWVKHDVDGRRQHVPWLMKCVRLPLLRRDFLMSNVDTELLVRHHSECKDLLIEALKYHLMPEQRGVLSNSRTRPRRCEGASPVLFAVGQCAPEGGGSLFAIHGDCEAYDTRTDRWHMVASMSTRRARVGVAAIGNRLYAVGGYDGTSDLATVESYDPITNAWQPEVSMGTRRSCLGVAVLHGLLYAAGGYDGASCLNSAERYDPLTSTWTSIAAMSTRRRYVRVATLDSSLYAVGGYDSSSHLATVEKYDPQSNTWIAIANMLSRRSSAGVAVLDGMLYVAGGNDGTSCLNSVERFNPKANTWEGVAPMNIRRSTHDLVAMDGWLYAVGGNDGSSSLNSIEKYNPRSNKWVAASCMFTRRSSVGVAVLELLNFPPPSSPTLSVSSTSL, encoded by the exons ATGCATACTATAACAGACGCAATGGGGACAAAGATAGCTCAGGACACCTGTCATAACACCTGCCTCTCAGCAGATCTGAACTCCTCGCAG TTGCCCAGAGTGCGGCCCAGGCAAGAGCCCGTGACCGCCACATCAGGCACCATGATGGAGGGGGGAATGCAGCTGCTTAACCGAGATGGCCACAGCATCTCGCACAACTCGAAGCGCCACTACCACGACTCCTTTGTGTCCATGAACAGGATGCGACAGCGCGGCCTGCTGTGTGACATTGTGCTCCATGTCTCCAACAAAGAAATCAAGGCGCACAAAGTGGTGCTGGCATCCTGCAGCCCCTACTTCCACGCTATGTTTACAA ATGAGATGTCGGAGAGTCGGCAGACCCATGTCACCCTTCATGACATCGACTGTCAGGCTTTGGAGCAGCTGGTCCAGTATGCCTACACAGCAGAGATTGTGGTCGGGGAAGGCAATGTGCAG ACATTGCTCCCAGCAGCCAGTCTGCTGCAGCTCAACGGGGTGCGGGACGCCTGTTGCAAGTTCCTCCTCAGCCAGCTGGACCCCTCCAACTGCCTGGGCATCCGAGGCTTCGCTGATACACACTCCTGCAGCGACCTGCTCAAGTCAGCCCACAAGTATGTCCTGCAGCACTTTGTGGAGGTGTCCAAGACAGAGGAGTTCATGTTGCTGCCACTGAAACAA GTCCTGGATTTGATCTCCAGTGACAATCTCAACGTGCCATCTGAAGAGGAAGTGTACCGGGCTGTGTTGAGCTGGGTGAAACATGATGTAGATGGACGCAGGCAACATGTACCTTGG CTGATGAAGTGTGTCCGGCTGCCACTGCTGAGGCGAGACTTTCTGATGAGCAACGTGGATACAGAGCTGCTGGTGCGACACCACTCTGAGTGCAAGGACCTTCTGATCGAGGCTCTCAAGTACCACCTGATGCCTGAGCAGAGGGGAGTCCTCAGCAACAGCCGGACGCGCCCGCGACGCTGTGAGGGCGCCAGCCCTGTGCTCTTCGCCGTTGGTCAGTGTGCCCCTGAAG gtgGTGGCAGCCTGTTTGCCATCCATGGAGACTGCGAGGCGTATGACACCAGGACGGATCGCTGGCACATGGTGGCGTCCATGTCCACTCGGCGGGCACGGGTGGGCGTGGCAGCCATTGGGAACAGACTTTATGCTGTTGGAGG GTATGATGGAACCTCAGACCTTGCCACTGTAGAATCCTACGACCCCATCACCAACGCCTGGCAACCTGAGGTTTCCATGGGCACACGGCGGAGCTGTTTGGGTGTAGCGGTCCTGCATGGCCTTCTGTACGCTGCTGGAGGTTATGATGGAGCTTCCTGCCTCAATAG TGCAGAGCGTTACGACCCTCTGACCAGTACATGGACCTCCATTGCTGCCATGAGCACACGTAGGAGATATGTCCGAGTAGCAACTCTGG ATAGCAGCTTGTATGCAGTGGGAGGTTATGACAGTTCCTCACATCTTGCAACAGTGGAGAAATATGACCCCCAG AGCAACACGTGGATAGCCATTGCCAACATGCTGAGTCGGCGCAGCAGTGCCGGGGTGGCCGTGTTAGATGGCATGCTGTATGTCGCGGGAGGCAATGACGGCACCAGCTGCCTGAACTCTGTGGAGCGATTTAACCCCAAGGCCAACACCTGGGAGGGAGTGGCCCCCATGAACATCCGCAG GAGCACCCATGACCTTGTGGCGATGGATGGCTGGTTATACGCAGTAGGAGGTAACGATGGCAGCTCCAGCCTCAACTCCATTGAGAAGTACAACCCGCGCAGCAACAAATGGGTCGCAGCCTCCTGCATGTTTACACGGCGCAGCAGTGTGGGTGTCGCTGTGTTGGAGCTGCTGAACTTCCCACCACCCTCCTCACCCACCCTCTCGGTTTCCTCCACCAGCCTTTGA
- the klhl17 gene encoding kelch-like protein 17 isoform X2 encodes MHTITDAMGTKIAQDTCHNTCLSADLNSSQLPRVRPRQEPVTATSGTMMEGGMQLLNRDGHSISHNSKRHYHDSFVSMNRMRQRGLLCDIVLHVSNKEIKAHKVVLASCSPYFHAMFTTLVLCDNADEMSESRQTHVTLHDIDCQALEQLVQYAYTAEIVVGEGNVQTLLPAASLLQLNGVRDACCKFLLSQLDPSNCLGIRGFADTHSCSDLLKSAHKYVLQHFVEVSKTEEFMLLPLKQVLDLISSDNLNVPSEEEVYRAVLSWVKHDVDGRRQHVPWLMKCVRLPLLRRDFLMSNVDTELLVRHHSECKDLLIEALKYHLMPEQRGVLSNSRTRPRRCEGASPVLFAVGGGSLFAIHGDCEAYDTRTDRWHMVASMSTRRARVGVAAIGNRLYAVGGYDGTSDLATVESYDPITNAWQPEVSMGTRRSCLGVAVLHGLLYAAGGYDGASCLNSAERYDPLTSTWTSIAAMSTRRRYVRVATLDSSLYAVGGYDSSSHLATVEKYDPQSNTWIAIANMLSRRSSAGVAVLDGMLYVAGGNDGTSCLNSVERFNPKANTWEGVAPMNIRRSTHDLVAMDGWLYAVGGNDGSSSLNSIEKYNPRSNKWVAASCMFTRRSSVGVAVLELLNFPPPSSPTLSVSSTSL; translated from the exons ATGCATACTATAACAGACGCAATGGGGACAAAGATAGCTCAGGACACCTGTCATAACACCTGCCTCTCAGCAGATCTGAACTCCTCGCAG TTGCCCAGAGTGCGGCCCAGGCAAGAGCCCGTGACCGCCACATCAGGCACCATGATGGAGGGGGGAATGCAGCTGCTTAACCGAGATGGCCACAGCATCTCGCACAACTCGAAGCGCCACTACCACGACTCCTTTGTGTCCATGAACAGGATGCGACAGCGCGGCCTGCTGTGTGACATTGTGCTCCATGTCTCCAACAAAGAAATCAAGGCGCACAAAGTGGTGCTGGCATCCTGCAGCCCCTACTTCCACGCTATGTTTACAA CTCTTGTTCTGTGTGACAATGCAGATGAGATGTCGGAGAGTCGGCAGACCCATGTCACCCTTCATGACATCGACTGTCAGGCTTTGGAGCAGCTGGTCCAGTATGCCTACACAGCAGAGATTGTGGTCGGGGAAGGCAATGTGCAG ACATTGCTCCCAGCAGCCAGTCTGCTGCAGCTCAACGGGGTGCGGGACGCCTGTTGCAAGTTCCTCCTCAGCCAGCTGGACCCCTCCAACTGCCTGGGCATCCGAGGCTTCGCTGATACACACTCCTGCAGCGACCTGCTCAAGTCAGCCCACAAGTATGTCCTGCAGCACTTTGTGGAGGTGTCCAAGACAGAGGAGTTCATGTTGCTGCCACTGAAACAA GTCCTGGATTTGATCTCCAGTGACAATCTCAACGTGCCATCTGAAGAGGAAGTGTACCGGGCTGTGTTGAGCTGGGTGAAACATGATGTAGATGGACGCAGGCAACATGTACCTTGG CTGATGAAGTGTGTCCGGCTGCCACTGCTGAGGCGAGACTTTCTGATGAGCAACGTGGATACAGAGCTGCTGGTGCGACACCACTCTGAGTGCAAGGACCTTCTGATCGAGGCTCTCAAGTACCACCTGATGCCTGAGCAGAGGGGAGTCCTCAGCAACAGCCGGACGCGCCCGCGACGCTGTGAGGGCGCCAGCCCTGTGCTCTTCGCCGTTG gtgGTGGCAGCCTGTTTGCCATCCATGGAGACTGCGAGGCGTATGACACCAGGACGGATCGCTGGCACATGGTGGCGTCCATGTCCACTCGGCGGGCACGGGTGGGCGTGGCAGCCATTGGGAACAGACTTTATGCTGTTGGAGG GTATGATGGAACCTCAGACCTTGCCACTGTAGAATCCTACGACCCCATCACCAACGCCTGGCAACCTGAGGTTTCCATGGGCACACGGCGGAGCTGTTTGGGTGTAGCGGTCCTGCATGGCCTTCTGTACGCTGCTGGAGGTTATGATGGAGCTTCCTGCCTCAATAG TGCAGAGCGTTACGACCCTCTGACCAGTACATGGACCTCCATTGCTGCCATGAGCACACGTAGGAGATATGTCCGAGTAGCAACTCTGG ATAGCAGCTTGTATGCAGTGGGAGGTTATGACAGTTCCTCACATCTTGCAACAGTGGAGAAATATGACCCCCAG AGCAACACGTGGATAGCCATTGCCAACATGCTGAGTCGGCGCAGCAGTGCCGGGGTGGCCGTGTTAGATGGCATGCTGTATGTCGCGGGAGGCAATGACGGCACCAGCTGCCTGAACTCTGTGGAGCGATTTAACCCCAAGGCCAACACCTGGGAGGGAGTGGCCCCCATGAACATCCGCAG GAGCACCCATGACCTTGTGGCGATGGATGGCTGGTTATACGCAGTAGGAGGTAACGATGGCAGCTCCAGCCTCAACTCCATTGAGAAGTACAACCCGCGCAGCAACAAATGGGTCGCAGCCTCCTGCATGTTTACACGGCGCAGCAGTGTGGGTGTCGCTGTGTTGGAGCTGCTGAACTTCCCACCACCCTCCTCACCCACCCTCTCGGTTTCCTCCACCAGCCTTTGA
- the klhl17 gene encoding kelch-like protein 17 isoform X4, with protein MHTITDAMGTKIAQDTCHNTCLSADLNSSQLPRVRPRQEPVTATSGTMMEGGMQLLNRDGHSISHNSKRHYHDSFVSMNRMRQRGLLCDIVLHVSNKEIKAHKVVLASCSPYFHAMFTNEMSESRQTHVTLHDIDCQALEQLVQYAYTAEIVVGEGNVQTLLPAASLLQLNGVRDACCKFLLSQLDPSNCLGIRGFADTHSCSDLLKSAHKYVLQHFVEVSKTEEFMLLPLKQVLDLISSDNLNVPSEEEVYRAVLSWVKHDVDGRRQHVPWLMKCVRLPLLRRDFLMSNVDTELLVRHHSECKDLLIEALKYHLMPEQRGVLSNSRTRPRRCEGASPVLFAVGGGSLFAIHGDCEAYDTRTDRWHMVASMSTRRARVGVAAIGNRLYAVGGYDGTSDLATVESYDPITNAWQPEVSMGTRRSCLGVAVLHGLLYAAGGYDGASCLNSAERYDPLTSTWTSIAAMSTRRRYVRVATLDSSLYAVGGYDSSSHLATVEKYDPQSNTWIAIANMLSRRSSAGVAVLDGMLYVAGGNDGTSCLNSVERFNPKANTWEGVAPMNIRRSTHDLVAMDGWLYAVGGNDGSSSLNSIEKYNPRSNKWVAASCMFTRRSSVGVAVLELLNFPPPSSPTLSVSSTSL; from the exons ATGCATACTATAACAGACGCAATGGGGACAAAGATAGCTCAGGACACCTGTCATAACACCTGCCTCTCAGCAGATCTGAACTCCTCGCAG TTGCCCAGAGTGCGGCCCAGGCAAGAGCCCGTGACCGCCACATCAGGCACCATGATGGAGGGGGGAATGCAGCTGCTTAACCGAGATGGCCACAGCATCTCGCACAACTCGAAGCGCCACTACCACGACTCCTTTGTGTCCATGAACAGGATGCGACAGCGCGGCCTGCTGTGTGACATTGTGCTCCATGTCTCCAACAAAGAAATCAAGGCGCACAAAGTGGTGCTGGCATCCTGCAGCCCCTACTTCCACGCTATGTTTACAA ATGAGATGTCGGAGAGTCGGCAGACCCATGTCACCCTTCATGACATCGACTGTCAGGCTTTGGAGCAGCTGGTCCAGTATGCCTACACAGCAGAGATTGTGGTCGGGGAAGGCAATGTGCAG ACATTGCTCCCAGCAGCCAGTCTGCTGCAGCTCAACGGGGTGCGGGACGCCTGTTGCAAGTTCCTCCTCAGCCAGCTGGACCCCTCCAACTGCCTGGGCATCCGAGGCTTCGCTGATACACACTCCTGCAGCGACCTGCTCAAGTCAGCCCACAAGTATGTCCTGCAGCACTTTGTGGAGGTGTCCAAGACAGAGGAGTTCATGTTGCTGCCACTGAAACAA GTCCTGGATTTGATCTCCAGTGACAATCTCAACGTGCCATCTGAAGAGGAAGTGTACCGGGCTGTGTTGAGCTGGGTGAAACATGATGTAGATGGACGCAGGCAACATGTACCTTGG CTGATGAAGTGTGTCCGGCTGCCACTGCTGAGGCGAGACTTTCTGATGAGCAACGTGGATACAGAGCTGCTGGTGCGACACCACTCTGAGTGCAAGGACCTTCTGATCGAGGCTCTCAAGTACCACCTGATGCCTGAGCAGAGGGGAGTCCTCAGCAACAGCCGGACGCGCCCGCGACGCTGTGAGGGCGCCAGCCCTGTGCTCTTCGCCGTTG gtgGTGGCAGCCTGTTTGCCATCCATGGAGACTGCGAGGCGTATGACACCAGGACGGATCGCTGGCACATGGTGGCGTCCATGTCCACTCGGCGGGCACGGGTGGGCGTGGCAGCCATTGGGAACAGACTTTATGCTGTTGGAGG GTATGATGGAACCTCAGACCTTGCCACTGTAGAATCCTACGACCCCATCACCAACGCCTGGCAACCTGAGGTTTCCATGGGCACACGGCGGAGCTGTTTGGGTGTAGCGGTCCTGCATGGCCTTCTGTACGCTGCTGGAGGTTATGATGGAGCTTCCTGCCTCAATAG TGCAGAGCGTTACGACCCTCTGACCAGTACATGGACCTCCATTGCTGCCATGAGCACACGTAGGAGATATGTCCGAGTAGCAACTCTGG ATAGCAGCTTGTATGCAGTGGGAGGTTATGACAGTTCCTCACATCTTGCAACAGTGGAGAAATATGACCCCCAG AGCAACACGTGGATAGCCATTGCCAACATGCTGAGTCGGCGCAGCAGTGCCGGGGTGGCCGTGTTAGATGGCATGCTGTATGTCGCGGGAGGCAATGACGGCACCAGCTGCCTGAACTCTGTGGAGCGATTTAACCCCAAGGCCAACACCTGGGAGGGAGTGGCCCCCATGAACATCCGCAG GAGCACCCATGACCTTGTGGCGATGGATGGCTGGTTATACGCAGTAGGAGGTAACGATGGCAGCTCCAGCCTCAACTCCATTGAGAAGTACAACCCGCGCAGCAACAAATGGGTCGCAGCCTCCTGCATGTTTACACGGCGCAGCAGTGTGGGTGTCGCTGTGTTGGAGCTGCTGAACTTCCCACCACCCTCCTCACCCACCCTCTCGGTTTCCTCCACCAGCCTTTGA
- the klhl17 gene encoding kelch-like protein 17 isoform X5 has product MMEGGMQLLNRDGHSISHNSKRHYHDSFVSMNRMRQRGLLCDIVLHVSNKEIKAHKVVLASCSPYFHAMFTTLVLCDNADEMSESRQTHVTLHDIDCQALEQLVQYAYTAEIVVGEGNVQTLLPAASLLQLNGVRDACCKFLLSQLDPSNCLGIRGFADTHSCSDLLKSAHKYVLQHFVEVSKTEEFMLLPLKQVLDLISSDNLNVPSEEEVYRAVLSWVKHDVDGRRQHVPWLMKCVRLPLLRRDFLMSNVDTELLVRHHSECKDLLIEALKYHLMPEQRGVLSNSRTRPRRCEGASPVLFAVGQCAPEGGGSLFAIHGDCEAYDTRTDRWHMVASMSTRRARVGVAAIGNRLYAVGGYDGTSDLATVESYDPITNAWQPEVSMGTRRSCLGVAVLHGLLYAAGGYDGASCLNSAERYDPLTSTWTSIAAMSTRRRYVRVATLDSSLYAVGGYDSSSHLATVEKYDPQSNTWIAIANMLSRRSSAGVAVLDGMLYVAGGNDGTSCLNSVERFNPKANTWEGVAPMNIRRSTHDLVAMDGWLYAVGGNDGSSSLNSIEKYNPRSNKWVAASCMFTRRSSVGVAVLELLNFPPPSSPTLSVSSTSL; this is encoded by the exons ATGATGGAGGGGGGAATGCAGCTGCTTAACCGAGATGGCCACAGCATCTCGCACAACTCGAAGCGCCACTACCACGACTCCTTTGTGTCCATGAACAGGATGCGACAGCGCGGCCTGCTGTGTGACATTGTGCTCCATGTCTCCAACAAAGAAATCAAGGCGCACAAAGTGGTGCTGGCATCCTGCAGCCCCTACTTCCACGCTATGTTTACAA CTCTTGTTCTGTGTGACAATGCAGATGAGATGTCGGAGAGTCGGCAGACCCATGTCACCCTTCATGACATCGACTGTCAGGCTTTGGAGCAGCTGGTCCAGTATGCCTACACAGCAGAGATTGTGGTCGGGGAAGGCAATGTGCAG ACATTGCTCCCAGCAGCCAGTCTGCTGCAGCTCAACGGGGTGCGGGACGCCTGTTGCAAGTTCCTCCTCAGCCAGCTGGACCCCTCCAACTGCCTGGGCATCCGAGGCTTCGCTGATACACACTCCTGCAGCGACCTGCTCAAGTCAGCCCACAAGTATGTCCTGCAGCACTTTGTGGAGGTGTCCAAGACAGAGGAGTTCATGTTGCTGCCACTGAAACAA GTCCTGGATTTGATCTCCAGTGACAATCTCAACGTGCCATCTGAAGAGGAAGTGTACCGGGCTGTGTTGAGCTGGGTGAAACATGATGTAGATGGACGCAGGCAACATGTACCTTGG CTGATGAAGTGTGTCCGGCTGCCACTGCTGAGGCGAGACTTTCTGATGAGCAACGTGGATACAGAGCTGCTGGTGCGACACCACTCTGAGTGCAAGGACCTTCTGATCGAGGCTCTCAAGTACCACCTGATGCCTGAGCAGAGGGGAGTCCTCAGCAACAGCCGGACGCGCCCGCGACGCTGTGAGGGCGCCAGCCCTGTGCTCTTCGCCGTTGGTCAGTGTGCCCCTGAAG gtgGTGGCAGCCTGTTTGCCATCCATGGAGACTGCGAGGCGTATGACACCAGGACGGATCGCTGGCACATGGTGGCGTCCATGTCCACTCGGCGGGCACGGGTGGGCGTGGCAGCCATTGGGAACAGACTTTATGCTGTTGGAGG GTATGATGGAACCTCAGACCTTGCCACTGTAGAATCCTACGACCCCATCACCAACGCCTGGCAACCTGAGGTTTCCATGGGCACACGGCGGAGCTGTTTGGGTGTAGCGGTCCTGCATGGCCTTCTGTACGCTGCTGGAGGTTATGATGGAGCTTCCTGCCTCAATAG TGCAGAGCGTTACGACCCTCTGACCAGTACATGGACCTCCATTGCTGCCATGAGCACACGTAGGAGATATGTCCGAGTAGCAACTCTGG ATAGCAGCTTGTATGCAGTGGGAGGTTATGACAGTTCCTCACATCTTGCAACAGTGGAGAAATATGACCCCCAG AGCAACACGTGGATAGCCATTGCCAACATGCTGAGTCGGCGCAGCAGTGCCGGGGTGGCCGTGTTAGATGGCATGCTGTATGTCGCGGGAGGCAATGACGGCACCAGCTGCCTGAACTCTGTGGAGCGATTTAACCCCAAGGCCAACACCTGGGAGGGAGTGGCCCCCATGAACATCCGCAG GAGCACCCATGACCTTGTGGCGATGGATGGCTGGTTATACGCAGTAGGAGGTAACGATGGCAGCTCCAGCCTCAACTCCATTGAGAAGTACAACCCGCGCAGCAACAAATGGGTCGCAGCCTCCTGCATGTTTACACGGCGCAGCAGTGTGGGTGTCGCTGTGTTGGAGCTGCTGAACTTCCCACCACCCTCCTCACCCACCCTCTCGGTTTCCTCCACCAGCCTTTGA